In Aspergillus flavus chromosome 3, complete sequence, one genomic interval encodes:
- a CDS encoding molecular chaperone of the GrpE family (mitochondrial co-chaperone GrpE, putative), with protein sequence MFQRTILRQAQAARSLLSVRSTSSAPLALRRTSQFQPQSLRPLAPLPGLRNYSTENKAEEDKQEKNENAESESQNTEDAVRKELEKKEKEVVDLKDKYVRSVADFLNLQERTKRDMDNARNFAIQRFAVDLLESIDNFDRALLAVPEAKLNSNEPEHKDIRDLVSGLKMTQNVLMNALKKHGLERFDPSEPAEDGKTQKFDPNMHEATFMAKAEGKENGDIMYTQSKGFRLNGRVLRAAKVGVVKND encoded by the exons ATGTTCCAACGCACCATCCTCAGACAGGCTCAAGCCGCCCGCTCTCTCCTCTCCGTCCGATCGACGTCTTCAGCACCATTGGCGCTCCGCCGCACGTCACAATTCCAGCCGCAATCCCTCCGTCCACTTGCTCCTTTGCCTGGCTTGCGCAACTACTCCACAGAGAacaaggccgaggaggacaagcaggagaagaacgAGAATGCTGAATCGGAGTCCCAGAACACCGAGGATGCCGTCCGCAAGGAGCttgaaaagaaggagaaggaggttgtTGATTTGAAG GACAAGTATGTCCGCTCCGTCGCAGATTTTCTCAACCTCCAGGAGCGCACCAAGCGTGATATGGACAACGCGCGCAACTTTGCTATCCAGCGTTTTgccgttgatcttcttgagaGCATTGACAACTTCGACCGTGCCCTTCTGGCTGTGCCCGAGGCCAAGCTCAACTCCAACGAGCCTGAACATAAGGACATTAGGGATCTCGTCTCCGGCCTGAAGATGACCCAGAACGTCTTGATGAACGCCCTCAAGAAACACGGTCTAGAGAGGTTCGATCCCAGCGAGCCTGCTGAAGACGGCAAGACCCAGAAGTTCGACCCCAATATGCACGAGGCTACCTTCATGGCCAAGGCTGAAGGCAAGGAGAACGGTGATATCATGTACACTCAGAGCAAGGGCTTCAGGCTGAACGGACGTGTCTTGAGA GCTGCCAAGGTCGGCGTTGTCAAGAACGACTAA
- a CDS encoding organic solute transporter Ostalpha-domain-containing protein: MRRGAYAYVLRRCHGPAVTETSAECFTGGRKPKSARGREPRVWLTLVTMSSSGGTGSSLAKAVVIVSGVSSLVASLLSLLSIWLQTKNYRKPLLQRYVVRILLMVPIYAAASWTSIVSLKASLWLDPIRDVYEAFTIYTFFQLLINFLGGERALIIMTHGRPPVQHAWPLNHFLPKLDISDPHTFLAVKRGILQYTWLKPILAIVSIIMKATDSYQEGYLGLTSGYLWTGIVYNVSVTISLYSLAMFWVCLHNDLAPFRPVPKFLCVKLIIFASYWQGFFLSILQWLGALSNGVAGYTPDNLAAAIQDTLICFEMPIFAITHWYAFSWHDYADPTISSARLPVIYALRDAFGIRDLIEDTKMTLRGDNYAYRLFDSGDHIMAHAESESRVRRMMHGMRYERGGKGKYWIPTPGEINSRTPLLGGVESSRRGSIVDRFRSPSEVEESTLDEGDEQLFTKARALEFGDWNYPVITANQAPQDQRLSSYQNPQQPNVVKKSRKHRKVRAPGSGETQPKSDSTPSKSRRQRTENRAPLQRGPSSSTSQNSHRSQLVDLVVEDREAEKKERAEHQRMTGSALLEPEHRYFQTPSGHPLSEQSQITPSEGPGSPSERVRQPTERDEGEGTDNDDPKTPGWSYEGLEENVWGQ, encoded by the exons ATGCGGCGAGGCGCATATGCTTACGTCCTTAGGCGGTGTCACGGGCCCGCCGTAACTGAAACCA GTGCGGAATGCTTTACCGGTGGACGCAAACCTAAAAGTGCACGCGGTCGAGAACCGCGAGTCTGGTTGACACTGGTCACCATGTCATCCTCAGGAGGTACAGGCTCTAGCCTAGCGAAAGCTGTGGTGATCGTTTCTGGTGTCTCGTCCCTGGTGGCTTCACTTTTGTCGCTTCT GTCGATATGGCTACAAAC GAAAAACTATCGAAAACCGCTCCTCCAACGATATGTCGTTCGTATACTTCTGAT GGTTCCAATATATGCGGCTGCTTCCTGGACAAGCATCGTATCGCTGAAGGCGTCTCTTTGGCTGGATCCTATTCGCGATGTTTATGAG GCCTTTACCATCTACACCTTCTTCCAGTTACTCATCAATTTTCTCGGAGGCGAGCGAGCCTTGATCATAATGACCCACGGTCGTCCTCCCGTACAACATGCCTGGCCGCTGAACCATTTCCTGCCCAAGCTCGATATATCCGACCCGCACACCTTCCTGGCCGTGAAGCGCGGTATTCTGCAGTATACATGGCTAAAGCCAATTTTAGCTATCGTATCTATCATTATGAAAGCCACAGATAGCTATCAAGAGGGCTACTTAGGGTTAACCTCTGGTTACCTCTGGACAGGGATTGTGTATAATGTTAGCGTCACGATAAGTTTGTACTCGCTGGCGATGTTTTGGGTTTGCCTTCACAACGACCTGGCGCCATTCCGTCCCGTGCCAAAGTTCCTTTGCGTCAAACTCATTATCTTCGCCTCCTACTGGCAGGGTTTCTTCTTGTCCATCTTGCAGTGGCTCGGAGCTTTATCCAACGGTGTCGCGGGGTACACTCCTGACAATCTCGCCGCTGCCATTCAGGACACCTTGATATGCTTCGAAATGCCTATCTTTGCGATTACTCATTGGTATGCATTCTCTTGGCATGACTATGCTGACCCAACCATCTCGTCCGCGCGGCTGCCAGTAATATATGCGCTGCGGGATGCCTTTGGCATCAGAGACCTAATCGAAGACACAAAGATGACGTTGCGAGGCGACAATTATGCGTACAGGTTATTCGACTCTGGAGACCACATTATGGCCCATGCTGAATCCGAGTCTCGGGTAAGACGGATGATGCACGGCATGCGATACGAGCGCGGAGGGAAGGGCAAGTACTGGATTCCTACGCCTGGCGAGATCAACAGTCGCACACCGTTACTCGGTGGCGTCGAATCCAGTAGGCGGGGCAGTATCGTGGACCGGTTCCGCTCGCCCAGTGAGGTTGAAGAGTCGACACTAGACGAGGGAGATGAGCAGCTGTTTACCAAGGCTCGAGCGCTCGAGTTTGGTGACTGGAAT TATCCGGTGATAACGGCAAATCAGGCGCCACAAGATCAGCGCTTATCCAGCTATCAAAATCCGCAACAACCAAATGTAGTGAAAAAGTCCCGCAAACACCGAAAAGTGCGTGCGCCCGGCAGCGGAGAAACGCAGCCAAAGAGTGACAGCACACCGAGCAAATCGCGCAGGCAGCGTACTGAAAACCGGGCTCCTCTTCAGCGAGGACCGAGCTCTTCTACTTCTCAAAACTCACACCGCAGCCAATTAGTTGACCTTGTAGTCGAAGATCGAGAAgccgaaaagaaagaacgagCTGAGCACCAAAGAATGACTGGTTCCGCGCTGCTAGAGCCAGAACATCGATATTTCCA GACGCCATCCGGCCACCCCTTGAGCGAACAGTCTCAGATCACTCCTAGTGAGGGTCCTGGTTCCCCCAGTGAACGTGTAAGGCAACCGACCGAGAGAGATGAGGGCGAGGGCACGGACAACGATGACCCAAAGACGCCAGGATGGTCGTATGaagggttggaggagaaCGTTTGGGGTCAATGA